In Desulfofundulus kuznetsovii DSM 6115, the following are encoded in one genomic region:
- a CDS encoding KH domain-containing protein, with product MKEVVEILAKALVDQPDKVSVNMIEKEKSCLIELKVAPEDMGKVIGKQGRIARAIRTVAKAAAARQRKKVTVEIV from the coding sequence ATGAAGGAAGTAGTGGAGATCCTGGCCAAGGCCCTGGTGGATCAACCGGATAAGGTTAGCGTCAATATGATTGAAAAAGAAAAATCATGCCTGATAGAACTTAAGGTAGCCCCGGAAGACATGGGCAAGGTAATTGGCAAACAGGGCCGTATTGCCAGGGCCATCCGCACCGTGGCCAAGGCTGCGGCCGCCAGGCAGCGTAAAAAGGTAACTGTGGAGATAGTATAG
- the rpsP gene encoding 30S ribosomal protein S16, translated as MAVKIRLRRMGAKKNPFYRIVVADSRSPRDGRFVEELGYYDPLKDPAEIKIDEARALKWLRNGAQLTDTARALFQKAGLLNKPAGESQ; from the coding sequence GTGGCCGTTAAGATCAGATTGAGAAGGATGGGGGCCAAGAAAAACCCTTTTTACCGTATTGTGGTGGCGGATTCCCGTTCCCCCCGGGACGGCCGGTTTGTGGAAGAACTGGGGTATTATGATCCCTTGAAGGATCCGGCTGAAATCAAGATTGACGAAGCCAGGGCACTGAAATGGCTCAGGAACGGTGCCCAGCTTACCGATACCGCCCGGGCGTTGTTCCAGAAAGCCGGGTTGCTGAATAAGCCCGCCGGGGAGAGCCAGTAG
- the ffh gene encoding signal recognition particle protein — protein sequence MVFEGLAEKLQETFRKLKSKGRLTEADVDEAMKEVRRALLAADVNFQVVKSFVARVKERAVGQDVLSSLTPAQQVIKIVRDELAGLMGGTQSKLNLAPKPPTIVMMVGLHGAGKTTTAAKLANLMRKQGRRPMLVAGDVYRPAAIKQLQVLGEQLGIPVFSMGDRHTPVDIARAAVEHAVKQGRDLVIIDTAGRLEINEEMMAELETLKAAVRPHEILLVVDAMTGQVAVNIAETFNKRLGLDGVVLTKLDGDTRGGAALSIKAVTGCPIKFVGVGEKLDALEPFHPDRMADRILGMGDVLTLIEKAQANFDAEQVARLNKKIRSADFTLDDFLEQLQEVKKLGPIQQIISMIPGLGNMKKLKELGDIDDRELVYVEAIIKSMTPWERAHPHEINGSRRRRIARGSGTTVQKVNSVLKQFEQTRKMMRQLAEMGKGGKKGGKLPKNLFLGKDNPLF from the coding sequence ATGGTATTTGAAGGCCTGGCTGAAAAGTTGCAGGAAACCTTCCGCAAGTTAAAAAGTAAAGGCCGGCTTACGGAAGCCGATGTGGACGAGGCTATGAAAGAAGTGCGCCGGGCCCTTCTGGCCGCCGACGTGAATTTCCAGGTGGTAAAATCTTTCGTTGCCCGGGTTAAGGAGCGGGCGGTGGGTCAGGATGTTCTGTCCAGTTTAACACCGGCGCAGCAGGTTATTAAAATTGTACGGGATGAGCTGGCCGGTTTGATGGGTGGGACCCAGAGCAAGCTCAACTTGGCTCCCAAGCCGCCCACCATAGTGATGATGGTGGGGTTGCACGGGGCGGGGAAAACCACCACGGCGGCCAAACTGGCCAACCTGATGCGCAAACAGGGACGCCGCCCCATGTTGGTGGCGGGCGACGTCTACCGCCCGGCGGCCATCAAACAATTGCAGGTGCTGGGGGAGCAACTGGGTATCCCTGTATTTTCCATGGGGGACCGGCATACCCCGGTGGATATTGCCCGGGCGGCCGTAGAACACGCCGTAAAACAGGGCCGGGACCTGGTGATCATTGATACAGCCGGAAGGTTGGAAATAAATGAAGAGATGATGGCCGAGCTGGAGACCCTCAAAGCTGCCGTGCGTCCCCACGAGATTTTGCTGGTGGTGGATGCCATGACCGGCCAGGTGGCGGTTAATATAGCCGAGACTTTCAATAAACGGCTGGGACTGGACGGGGTGGTGCTTACCAAACTGGATGGTGACACCCGGGGTGGGGCGGCCCTGTCCATCAAGGCCGTTACCGGCTGTCCCATTAAATTTGTGGGGGTGGGTGAGAAGCTGGATGCCCTGGAACCCTTCCACCCCGACCGCATGGCCGACCGGATTCTGGGCATGGGGGATGTACTCACCCTCATTGAAAAGGCCCAGGCCAATTTCGACGCCGAACAGGTGGCCCGGCTGAATAAAAAGATCCGCAGTGCCGATTTTACTCTGGATGATTTCCTGGAGCAGCTCCAGGAAGTGAAGAAGTTGGGGCCCATCCAGCAGATCATCAGCATGATCCCCGGGCTGGGCAATATGAAGAAGCTGAAGGAACTGGGGGATATTGACGACAGGGAACTGGTTTATGTGGAAGCCATTATCAAATCCATGACCCCCTGGGAACGGGCCCATCCCCACGAGATCAACGGCAGCCGCCGCCGGCGCATTGCCCGGGGCAGCGGAACTACGGTGCAGAAGGTTAACAGCGTTTTAAAACAGTTTGAGCAGACGCGCAAAATGATGCGCCAGCTGGCTGAAATGGGCAAGGGAGGCAAAAAGGGGGGCAAGCTGCCCAAAAACTTGTTCCTGGGTAAAGACAACCCCTTATTTTAA
- the ylxM gene encoding YlxM family DNA-binding protein: protein MEKLAWMNLLYDFYGQLLTQRQQKFVELYYAHDLSLGEIAEQFGVSRQAVHDVLKRAEHILTRYEEKLGLVAKFMEQRRRLGEALALLDENSSMNEETLSRVREILRGVMG from the coding sequence ATGGAGAAGCTGGCCTGGATGAACCTCCTTTATGATTTTTACGGGCAGCTGTTGACCCAGCGTCAGCAAAAGTTTGTGGAACTTTACTACGCCCATGATCTTTCCCTGGGCGAGATTGCCGAACAATTTGGTGTCAGTCGCCAGGCAGTTCACGACGTGCTGAAAAGGGCGGAGCACATTCTCACCCGGTATGAGGAAAAACTGGGCCTGGTGGCCAAATTTATGGAACAGCGGCGCCGCCTGGGCGAAGCCCTGGCGCTGCTGGATGAAAATAGTTCGATGAACGAGGAAACTCTATCGCGGGTACGGGAAATCCTGCGGGGTGTAATGGGGTGA
- a CDS encoding aspartate aminotransferase family protein: MTKNTKPVADQPAGLLDLQEALSLDRTQVKDFHKKYLNAGLATMLELLSFDRLFVRAQGISVWDSQGREYLDFLGGYGALNLGHNHPKVLAALQRVQALPNILQASLGILTAALAHNLALITPGRLQRSFFCNSGAEAVEGAIKLARAATGRSGVIYCQGSFHGKTMGALSVTGREKYQKPFAPLLPQCQAIPFGDLQSLEKALQSRQAAAFIVEPIQGEGGINVPPPGYLRKARELCSRYGTLFIADEVQTGFGRTGYMFACEAENVEPDIMCLAKSLGGGMMPMGAYITTDEIWKKAYGGMEKALLHTSTFGGNTMACAAALTAIQVIYEENLVEQAREKGAYFLARLKELQERFPLLKEVRGRGLMIGLEFNQPGGLASKVTFGLATRLAEEYTGSLVAGELLNNHGIITAYTLNNPNVIRLEPPLCVTREQIDRVVTALEEIFKRHRGFMSMATSGVKTIFKSLTQKE; encoded by the coding sequence TTGACGAAAAACACCAAACCTGTAGCGGACCAACCCGCAGGACTTTTGGATCTCCAGGAAGCCCTCTCCCTGGACAGGACACAGGTTAAGGATTTCCATAAAAAGTACCTCAACGCCGGCCTGGCCACCATGCTGGAACTTTTAAGCTTTGACAGGCTGTTCGTGCGGGCGCAGGGCATCTCGGTGTGGGATAGCCAGGGCCGGGAATACCTCGATTTTTTGGGCGGCTATGGTGCCCTCAACCTGGGACACAACCACCCCAAGGTCCTGGCCGCCCTGCAGCGGGTCCAGGCATTGCCCAACATTCTCCAGGCTTCCCTGGGGATTCTTACCGCCGCCCTGGCCCACAATCTTGCCCTGATAACCCCCGGCAGGCTGCAACGCTCCTTTTTTTGCAACAGCGGAGCGGAAGCCGTGGAAGGGGCAATCAAACTGGCCCGGGCGGCTACGGGCCGCAGCGGCGTGATTTACTGCCAGGGTTCCTTCCACGGGAAAACCATGGGAGCTCTTTCAGTCACCGGCCGGGAAAAATATCAAAAACCCTTTGCTCCCCTGTTACCCCAGTGCCAGGCCATACCCTTCGGGGATTTACAGTCCCTGGAAAAGGCCCTGCAGTCCCGGCAGGCCGCGGCCTTTATAGTGGAACCAATTCAGGGGGAAGGCGGAATCAACGTGCCCCCACCGGGATACCTGAGAAAGGCCCGGGAGCTTTGCAGCCGTTACGGCACCCTTTTCATTGCCGATGAAGTGCAGACCGGCTTTGGCCGCACGGGTTATATGTTTGCCTGCGAGGCGGAAAATGTGGAACCGGACATCATGTGCCTGGCCAAATCCCTGGGCGGCGGAATGATGCCCATGGGGGCCTACATCACCACGGACGAAATCTGGAAAAAAGCCTACGGCGGGATGGAAAAGGCCCTTTTACATACTTCCACCTTCGGGGGCAATACTATGGCCTGCGCCGCAGCCCTGACCGCTATCCAGGTAATTTACGAGGAAAACCTGGTGGAACAGGCCCGGGAAAAGGGCGCCTACTTCCTGGCCCGGCTCAAAGAACTGCAGGAACGCTTCCCTCTGCTGAAAGAGGTGCGGGGACGGGGCCTGATGATCGGCCTGGAATTCAACCAACCCGGCGGCCTGGCCTCCAAAGTTACTTTCGGGCTGGCCACCAGGCTGGCTGAAGAATATACGGGCAGTCTGGTTGCCGGGGAACTTTTAAATAACCACGGTATTATTACTGCCTATACCCTGAACAACCCCAATGTTATCCGCCTGGAGCCCCCCCTTTGCGTTACCCGGGAACAAATCGACCGGGTGGTAACCGCTCTGGAGGAGATCTTCAAACGACACCGGGGCTTTATGAGCATGGCCACTTCCGGGGTAAAAACCATCTTTAAATCCCTGACCCAAAAGGAGTAG